The Opitutaceae bacterium nucleotide sequence AAATCATTTTCTTCCCGGGGTTGATCGTGCCGGCCGCACTCGGCGCGATCCTCATGCTGGGAAGCCTGATCTGGGGCATGACGGACGTCTGGCCCAGCGGGAGCTTCGAACCAAGCTGGGACCTCCTGACCACACCTCTCTTCAATCTGGCAGCGGGTCTGGCCATCGCCTTGGTCTTCGGTCTTCTCTTTGCCCGGTTTCTGCCGAAATCCGTCTTCTGGAGCCGGTTGGTTCTGGCAGCGGAGAACCGCGGCAGCGCGTCCGGAGTGGCCGCCAACGAGTCACCCGCCGGCGGACCTGCTCCGGGCAGTCTGGCCACGGCGGTCACGGACCTCTTCCCGAGCGGCCAGATCGAGTTCGAGGGCCGGCGCTTTGACGCCCACCTCGAGGTGGGCACGGTCGGGCGTGGAGGGACCGTCCGGGTCATTCGGTATGCGGATTTCGCCTACATCGTGGAGGCCGCCGAATCATGAGCACCATCCTCGCCCTTTTCGCTCTCGGGAGCCTTCTCATCTTTTTCGAAATTTTCCTGCCGGGCGGAATCCTCGGAGTCGCCGGCGGCCTGGCCATTCTCGCAGGGAGCGCCATCGCCTTCATGGATTACGGATCCGACGGCGGAACGCTGGCGGTTGTCGCGGGAGTCGCCCTCTTGATCTGCAGCCTGATCATCGAGTTCAAGTTTCTCCCGAAGACGCGGCTGGGTCGGCGGCTTTTTCTCTCGAAGGCGGATTCCGGAGCATCCCAACCGCCGATTGCCTCGGACGATGTCGTCGGCCGGGAGTGCCAGGCCGAGACCACCCTGGCTCCATCCGGAGTGGTTGTCCTTGACGGGAAGCGCTATGAGGCCTTCTCTCAAGGAGGCTACGTCGAGCGGGGGAGTCTGCTCATCGTCAAGGGAATGGATAATTTTCGCCTGATTGTCTCAAAACCATGAACCTGAACCTCATCATACTTGTCGCCATCAGCGTCCTCGGCCTGGTCGTCGCGCTCTGGTTTTTCGCTTTCTTCTTTGTCTGGCTCCGGGCCGCACTGGCCGGCGCCTACGTCAGCCCGGTCACCCTGGTCGCGATGCGCCTGCGGCAGGTGCCTTACGGGGTGGTCGTCGATGCCCGGGTCACCGCGCTCAAGGCCGGGATCGACCTGACGGCCGATGAGCTGGAGGCCCATTATCTGGCCGGCGGCAGCCTCATTCCGACGGTTCAGGCGATCATTGCAGCGCAGAAGGCCCGGATCTCGCTCGATTGGACGCGGGCCTGTGCCATCGACCTGGCGACGAAGGGGTCGGGCAAATCGGTTGTTGAAGCGGTGCGTACTTCGGTTGATCCGAAGGTGATCGATTGCCCGAATCCGGAGATGGGCCGAGCGACGATCGACGGAGTGGCGAAGGACGGCATTCAGGTCAAGGTGCGGGCGCGGGTCACGGTGCGGACCAACCTCGATCGCTTTGTCGGCGGGGCCAAGGAGGAGACGATCATCGCCCGGGTGGGCGAAGGCATTGTCACCACAATCGGTTCCTCCGAGTCCTACAAGACGGTTCTCGAGAGTCCCGACTCCATTTCCAAGGTTGTCCTCAAACGCGGTCTCGATGTCGGATCGGCCTTTGAGATTCTCTCCATTGATATTGCGGACGTTGATGTCGGTGAGAACGTGGGTGCGAAGTTGCAGGAAGCCCAAGCCGAGGCGAACAAGAGAATGGCCCAGGCCCAGGCGGAAATCCGACGGGCGGCGGCGGTCGCCCTGGAGCAGGAAATGAAAGCCCGGGTTCAGGAAATGCAGGCGAAGGTGGTCGAGGCGGAGGCGCAGGTCCCGCTTGCCATGGCCGAGGCTTTCCGGTCCGGCAATCTCGGCATCATGGACTACTACCGCATGCAGAATATCCGTTCGGATACCGATATGCGCGACTCGATTGCCCGGACGGACGAAGGAGAATCCAAGTAGGATTCACGATTGACTGCCCGGCGCGTTGAAATGGGCCGGGCAGCCGGCACAATCACCTGGAAACATCCCGAATGGACTGGCTGATCGAAAACTTCGGCAAGCTGCTCCCCATCATCCTGATGGTGATCTATTTCTGGGTGAATGCGAAAAAGAAGGGCTCCGAAGAAGACGAGCCCGGCGGCGGTGAAGCCGATGCGGATCAGGCGGAACGGGCGAGAACCATCCAGGAGGAGATCCGTCGGCGGATCCTGGAGCGCCAACAGGGAGCCGCACCCAGGCCGCGGGTCGCTCCTCCGGTTCCGGTGGAAGAGGGCCTGCATCAGGCGCAGACCGCGGCGGAGCGAAGCGGGGAAACCTGGTCGGCTCAACCGGCCGGAGAAGTCTACGAACGGGCGAAGCCGCAGGGTGACTACGCCCAGGTGCTGGAGCGCCAGAGGCAATTGGCGGAGCGTCTCGAGCAGGCCCGTCGCCTGACGTCCCGCAACCTGGAGGCACGCGACCGGAGCCTTGCGGCGTCCGCGATGACAACCTCACCGGTCCGGCAGGCCCCGGAAGCGGTCGGGACAAGCGTCAACCCGCTTCGAAAGACGCTGCTCGGCGATCTGAGTGACCGGAAGGGCCTGCGTCGGGCCGTCATTCTGCGTGAAGTACTCGGGAAGCCGGTCGGGATGCGTTCCTGATAAGCGCACCGGACAGTCTCTGCCTGGTGAAAGAAGCCGCCTCAAGACCGCGGGTCTTGGGGCCTCTCGATTGAGCCGTCACGGCTGCCCGGTCGTCGGACACCACACCAGCCGGATCCGGCGCCTTCCGATGGATACGGGGAAATCTGTCGGCCTTGGACGAACCCAGGGATCAGTTGAAGGTCGATCGACCGATACCGTCGGTGGGCATCCGGAATCGCTGTCCGCCTTTCTCGACGAGCAGGTTGGCTCCGGCTGTGTAGGTGATGAGGATGGTCCCCCGCTTGGTCACCGAACGGGTTTCGCCCCGGGCGAGGGGGCCCTGGAAGAGAACGTCGCCCCCATCAATCTCGGTCACCTTGACCCGGACTTCCTCCAGGGCGATCAGGTTGATCGTCTCGCTGTCCACTGCAGTCACGGTTCCGTTTTCGTTGTCGGCCCGGGAGTTTCCTCCCGATCCCACAATCGCCTGAATGACCCAGACGAGGACGGCGATAGCCAGAATCCCGCTCAGAATGATACCGCCGATTTTGAGGTAGACCGTGTTGTCCAGACGGACAAGGTCCTTCCAATCGCCGCGGGAGCCGGCCGGAGGGCCCGGGGGCTTGGGCGCAGCGGCAGGCCGGCTTGGTTCGGGATGGGGGTCGTTCTCTTCGTGAGAATGGCTCGGCTCAGGTGGCTTTGGTCGTTCCTGAATCTCCATCCGGCCGAAGAGCTCGCGCGTTTCCTTTCTCGACTTCGTTTCGCCAAGAAGGGTGGACGTGTAGTCGGTGACGATCGTTTCCGGATTGATCCGTAGAAAGCGGGCATAATTCCGCAGGAAACCGCGCACATAGATCTCCGGAAGGTTGATGTCGAAGTTGCTCTCCTCGAAGCGCGCGAGAAAATCGCTGCGGATCTTGGTGGTTTCCGCGGCTTCGCGAATGGATATGCCCCGCCGTTTGCGGGCTTCTTCGAGACGTTCTCCGATCGATTGCATGGGTATGACTGAGAGCGGAAGTATACAGGCTTGCGGACATTAGGCGATGCCGAATTCCCACGGATTTCAATCCCGGAACGCACCCGTCGGCGCAAAAGACGCCTCTCAGGGCCTACAGCTCGTCGAGATCGATGAGGATGTCCCGCGGGGTCGATCCGTTTTCCGGTCCGACCACCCCCTTGGCTTCGAGGACCTCCATCAGACGGGCGGCGCGGTTGTAACCGATTCGCAGGCGGCGCTGAAGCATCGACGTGGACGCTCTCTTGGTCGAACGGAGAACATCGAGGGCGGGCTCGTACATTTCGTCGTCGGTCTCGAGATCACCGGCATCATCGTCGCCGGGCTCGTCGATCTGGCGTTGCACATCCTCGGCGAAATCCGGCGGACCATTCTGCTTGAGGAAGTCCACCACCCGGGTGAGTTCGTCGTCCGAGACGAGTGACCCCTGGGCACGGACAATCTTGGCGGTGCCCGGCGGCGAGAAAAGCATATCGCCCCGTCCGATGAGTTGATCGGCGCCACCCGTGTCGAGAATCGTGCGGCTGTCGACCTTGGACGCGACCTGGAATGCGATCCGGCAGGGCAGGTTGGCTTTGATCACTCCGGTGATGACATTGACCGAAGGGCGCTGGGTGGCGATGATGAGGTGGATGCCGGCGGCGCGGGCCAGCTGGGCGAGTCGGGCGATGCCGGTCTCGATGTCCGCCGGGGCGACCATCATCAGGTCGGCCAGTTCGTCGATGATGACCACGATATAGGGCATCTTCTCCGGAATCTCCAGTTCACCCGAGCGCGGCACCTCGAGCCCGAGACCGTCGCGGTCGCTCTCAAGTTCGGAGGAGGAGGGAGCAGCCGGGGTTTCCTGTTCGAGTTTCTTGCGGCCGTTGAAACCGGCGATGTTGCGAACCCCCACTTTGGCGAAAATCTGGTAGCGCTTCTCCATCTCGGTCAGAAGCCACTTGAGCGCCCCGGGCACCTTTTTCGGGTCGGTCACGACCGGAATAAGCATATGGGGGAGGTCGTTGAACTGCTTCATCTCGACGATCTTGGGATCGACCATGATGAAGCGGAGATCCTCAGGGCTGGAGTGGTAGAGGAGTGACGTAATGATACTGTTGATACAAATGGTCTTGCCGGACCCGGTCGCGCCCGCGATGAGCAGGTGGGGCATCCGGGTCAGGTCCGAGATGAGCGGCTTGCCTCCCACGTCGCGGCCAAGACCGATGGGGATTTCCGCGCCCGCATGGGCCCAGTTTTCCGACTCGATGATTTCGCGGATGCCGACGGGGGTCGGGGTCTTGTTGGGGACTTCGACGCCGACGCAGCCCTTGCCCGGGACGGGAGCGAGGATGCGGACAGACTGGGCCCGCATGCCCAGGGCAATATTCTTGTCGAGGCCGGCGATCTTTTCGACCCTCACGCCCGGGGCCGGGTAGACTTCGTAGCGGGTGATGACCGGTCCGACGTGAATCTCGCCAAGCGAGACTTCGACGCCGAATTCCCTGAGGGTGCGCTGGAGAACTTCGGCATTGGCGGAGTGTTCTTCCTCGTTATTGCCCGTGGCCAGCGGATCGACCCCTTCATTCAGCAGGTCGAGGGTGGGGAAGACGTAACTGCCCTTGCGCAGCGGTCGATTGGCGGGGGCCTTGCGGGTCTTTTCGGGCTCGACGATGATGACGCCGGGATGGCCCTTCTTCTTTCGGGGAAAATCTGCGGACTCTTCTCCCGGAGCGATCGGGGGCGGCGTGCTTTCAGCCGGCGGTTCGGGCTTTTCCCGTTTGGGCAGGCTGAATTTTCCGGCGGTGGGTGAACCGGCAAGGGAGGCGCCTTCGGCGGTCGCCGGCCGAGGTGCGGCCTTTGCCGATTGCTTTTCCCGCCGGCGCGCTTCCCTGGCCTGCCGCTTCAGCTCGCGACGTTCGGCCCGGCGCTCCTTTCGGGTCGTCCGCCACTGGTGAAAGCTTTCGAAGAAGCCGTCAACCTGGGCGCCGAAGTCCCGGGTGAAGACGAAGAACCAGGCCATGCCATAGGCGGCCAGGAAGATCGTGAATGAACCGAAGGTGCCCAGCAGGTCGGCCAGGAGGCGATTGTAGATGAGATCGCCCACCATGCCGCCGGCGTCCTGCGGATAAATGCTTCGGTCGACCAGATTCTTGGGCATCGAGGCCAGGCCGCAGGCCGCGATGATACAGACAATCATGGCCGTGATGCGGGAGAGGGCGACCCGCTTGACCCGCCGAACCAGGATCCAGCTCGTCCAGAACAGGAAGAGGGGGACCAGCCAGCTGGCGATTCCGATCAGGGAGAATGCGTAATAGGATACATCCGAGCCGAAGAGTCCGACCAGATTGGTGTCGGTCGGGGTCGTGGTGATCTGACTGCTCTGTTCGGCCCGGTAATCAATGAAGGAAACCAGCAGGAGGACAGCGACGACAAAGCAGAGGACGGCCCAGAACCACTTGGCGCGGTTGCGGGGTGCCTGAAAAGTTGGAACGCTTTTTGGGTTGGAACTCTCCTTCTTGGCCATTTGAGTAGCTTGAGGGCACTTTGGTGAACTCGCCGACTTCCTCCGATTGAATCAAAGTGCCTTCTAAATAAGTTACGGCCGCGGAGGGAAGTCAATGAAGGGCTTTAGGCCGGTCCCGCCACGTTCTCCCGGTCTCGGATGTAATCAACCCATTTCAACGTCTTCTTTTCAGTCTTTTTTTACCCGCATGTTCACGTCCATCCTACGATTCCAGCCGCTCTACCAGGAACGGGTCTGGGGAGCCCGGACCCTGGCAGACCGCATGGGGCGGTCGCTGCCTCCGGGTCGACCGATCGGTGAGAGCTGGGAGATTGTCGACCGGCCGGAAGCCCAGTCGGTCGTTGTGGACGGTCCCTTCGCCGGAATGAGCCTTCGAGCCCTGATCGAGGCGCACGGCGATCAGCTGATGGGTCCGGCCTACGATCGCGACCGGCCGTTCCCGATTCTGGTCAAATGGCTGGATTGCGCGGACCGGCTCAGTCTTCAGGTGCATCCGCCGGCCGCTGTGGCGGACCAACTCGGCGGAGAGCCGAAGACGGAAAACTGGTACATCGCGTCCGCCCGTCCCGGAGCCCACCTCATCGTTGGTTTGAAAAACGGAGTCACCCGGGAAGCATTTGAATCCGCCATGGCCAACTCCACCCTCGAGCAGGTCGTCCATCGGTTTCCGGTCTCCGAGGGCGATTCGATCTTGGTCGAAAGCGGTCGACTGCATGCGATCGATGCGGGCAACCTCATTCTGGAAATCCAACAGAACTCCGATACCACCTACCGGGTCTACGATTGGGGTCGAACCGGGCTCGATGGAAAGCCCCGCCAGTTGCATGTCGGGCAATCGATGCGGAGTATCGATTTCGGGGACTTTGAACCGCAGCCCCTGAGATTTGAGGCGGGGGATGCGGTCCTGGCCGAATGTCGGGAATTCCGGATTCGCCGATTTACCCGGAACCCGGGTTCTTTTCTTCGCCTGACAGCGGGCGAAGAGCCCAGGATCCTGAGTGTGATCGCCGGTCGGGTCCGGATCGCCGAGCGGACGCTGCGGGAGGGCGACAACGTGATTCTGCCGTGGTCGGGCGATTTTGCTCTTGAGGCTGAGGCAACCGCGACCTTCCTGCTGACTGACCATTTTGCCTAAGCTTCCACACAGTTCCACGATTCTCTCCGGCTCACCCTGCGCCGGTGGGATCCTGCGCAGTGTCGTGGT carries:
- a CDS encoding NfeD family protein, giving the protein MSTILALFALGSLLIFFEIFLPGGILGVAGGLAILAGSAIAFMDYGSDGGTLAVVAGVALLICSLIIEFKFLPKTRLGRRLFLSKADSGASQPPIASDDVVGRECQAETTLAPSGVVVLDGKRYEAFSQGGYVERGSLLIVKGMDNFRLIVSKP
- a CDS encoding helix-turn-helix domain-containing protein produces the protein MQSIGERLEEARKRRGISIREAAETTKIRSDFLARFEESNFDINLPEIYVRGFLRNYARFLRINPETIVTDYTSTLLGETKSRKETRELFGRMEIQERPKPPEPSHSHEENDPHPEPSRPAAAPKPPGPPAGSRGDWKDLVRLDNTVYLKIGGIILSGILAIAVLVWVIQAIVGSGGNSRADNENGTVTAVDSETINLIALEEVRVKVTEIDGGDVLFQGPLARGETRSVTKRGTILITYTAGANLLVEKGGQRFRMPTDGIGRSTFN
- a CDS encoding type I phosphomannose isomerase catalytic subunit; translation: MFTSILRFQPLYQERVWGARTLADRMGRSLPPGRPIGESWEIVDRPEAQSVVVDGPFAGMSLRALIEAHGDQLMGPAYDRDRPFPILVKWLDCADRLSLQVHPPAAVADQLGGEPKTENWYIASARPGAHLIVGLKNGVTREAFESAMANSTLEQVVHRFPVSEGDSILVESGRLHAIDAGNLILEIQQNSDTTYRVYDWGRTGLDGKPRQLHVGQSMRSIDFGDFEPQPLRFEAGDAVLAECREFRIRRFTRNPGSFLRLTAGEEPRILSVIAGRVRIAERTLREGDNVILPWSGDFALEAEATATFLLTDHFA
- a CDS encoding DNA translocase FtsK, with translation MAKKESSNPKSVPTFQAPRNRAKWFWAVLCFVVAVLLLVSFIDYRAEQSSQITTTPTDTNLVGLFGSDVSYYAFSLIGIASWLVPLFLFWTSWILVRRVKRVALSRITAMIVCIIAACGLASMPKNLVDRSIYPQDAGGMVGDLIYNRLLADLLGTFGSFTIFLAAYGMAWFFVFTRDFGAQVDGFFESFHQWRTTRKERRAERRELKRQAREARRREKQSAKAAPRPATAEGASLAGSPTAGKFSLPKREKPEPPAESTPPPIAPGEESADFPRKKKGHPGVIIVEPEKTRKAPANRPLRKGSYVFPTLDLLNEGVDPLATGNNEEEHSANAEVLQRTLREFGVEVSLGEIHVGPVITRYEVYPAPGVRVEKIAGLDKNIALGMRAQSVRILAPVPGKGCVGVEVPNKTPTPVGIREIIESENWAHAGAEIPIGLGRDVGGKPLISDLTRMPHLLIAGATGSGKTICINSIITSLLYHSSPEDLRFIMVDPKIVEMKQFNDLPHMLIPVVTDPKKVPGALKWLLTEMEKRYQIFAKVGVRNIAGFNGRKKLEQETPAAPSSSELESDRDGLGLEVPRSGELEIPEKMPYIVVIIDELADLMMVAPADIETGIARLAQLARAAGIHLIIATQRPSVNVITGVIKANLPCRIAFQVASKVDSRTILDTGGADQLIGRGDMLFSPPGTAKIVRAQGSLVSDDELTRVVDFLKQNGPPDFAEDVQRQIDEPGDDDAGDLETDDEMYEPALDVLRSTKRASTSMLQRRLRIGYNRAARLMEVLEAKGVVGPENGSTPRDILIDLDEL
- the floA gene encoding flotillin-like protein FloA (flotillin-like protein involved in membrane lipid rafts), giving the protein MNLNLIILVAISVLGLVVALWFFAFFFVWLRAALAGAYVSPVTLVAMRLRQVPYGVVVDARVTALKAGIDLTADELEAHYLAGGSLIPTVQAIIAAQKARISLDWTRACAIDLATKGSGKSVVEAVRTSVDPKVIDCPNPEMGRATIDGVAKDGIQVKVRARVTVRTNLDRFVGGAKEETIIARVGEGIVTTIGSSESYKTVLESPDSISKVVLKRGLDVGSAFEILSIDIADVDVGENVGAKLQEAQAEANKRMAQAQAEIRRAAAVALEQEMKARVQEMQAKVVEAEAQVPLAMAEAFRSGNLGIMDYYRMQNIRSDTDMRDSIARTDEGESK